CTGGTCAAATCCCTGGAAGTGGAAGACCACATATCTCACCTGCAGCAAGCCTTCTCCATCCTCAGAAaatataacatgaagctcaacccggctAAATGCCCATTTGGGGTCAGTTCTGGCAAGTTCCTCGGGTACATCGTAACCCACCGGGGAATCGAGGCCAACCCGGAGTAAATCAGGGCTATTCACTCAATCCCTTCCCAAAGAACGTCAAGGAGGTTCAAAAGCTAACGGGAACTATGGCAACCTTGAGCAGGTTCATCTCCAGACTCTCCGACAAATCTCACATCTTTTTCGGAACTCTCAAGAATCCGAAGGATTTCGAGTTGATGGGAGAAGGCGAATCCGCTCCTCAAGAGCTAAAATCGTATCTCACCATTCCTCCTCTCTTATCCAAGCTATTACTCGGTGAAGTCCTGCTGCTATATCTAGTGGTCTCTGAACACGCCGTGAGCGTCGTCTTAGTTCGCGTGGAGGGAAACAAGCTGCTACCAATCTATTACGTAAGAGAGGCTCTCCTAGACGCAGAGAACCGCTATAGCCACCTAGAAAAACTGGCCTTAGCTCTGATAATCGCCGCTCGCAAGCTCCGACCCTACTTCCAGGCTCATCCAATCGTGGTTGTTACCTCCTTCCCTGTAAAGTTGGTCCTCCACAAACCAGAAGTCTCCGGACGCCTAGCCAAATGGGCCGTGGAACTAGGAGAGTACGACGTAATATTTCGACCCACCACGGCTATAAAGTTATAGGTCATAGCAGACTTCGTGGCTGAATTCTCCCCTGCCTTGCTCCCAGCTCTAGAGCAGGAGGTACGCCTCCGAGGCGAAAGTAAGGAAGAGGGAGAATGGATCCTACACGTTGATGGATCCAGCAACGTCAGAGGAGCTGGAGTAGGGATAGTGCTTACCTTGCCAACGAGGAACACAGCCTCAAGGGCCGTGAGATGCAACTTCAAAGCAACCAACAACGAAAGCGAGTATGAGGCCCTAATCATAGGCCTAACTCTCGCCCATCAATTGGGGGCAGAGAACATCCAGGTCTTCGGCGACTCCCAGCTGATAATCAACCAGGTACAAGGGGAGTACCAAGCAAAAGACGACAGCATGATCCAGTATCTGGCGGTCGCTCAGCGACTAATCAAGAAGTTCAAGAGCTGCAAGCTCACTCAAATCCCCTGGGAACAGAATTCACAAGCCGACGCCCTGGCTAATCTAGGGTCCGCCCATGAAATGAATAGGCAGATGAGTATCCCCTTGCCCGTGTTTCAATGGCCAGCTACC
The window above is part of the Brassica napus cultivar Da-Ae chromosome C3, Da-Ae, whole genome shotgun sequence genome. Proteins encoded here:
- the LOC125583116 gene encoding uncharacterized protein LOC125583116, whose amino-acid sequence is MATLSRFISRLSDKSHIFFGTLKNPKDFELMGEGESAPQELKSYLTIPPLLSKLLLGEVLLLYLVVSEHAVSVVLVRVEGNKLLPIYYVREALLDAENRYSHLEKLALALIIAARKLRPYFQAHPIVVVTSFPVIADFVAEFSPALLPALEQEVRLRGESKEEGEWILHVDGSSNVRGAGVGIVLTLPTRNTASRAVRCNFKATNNESEYEALIIGLTLAHQLGAENIQVFGDSQLIINQVQGEYQAKDDSMIQYLAVAQRLIKKFKSCKLTQIPWEQNSQADALANLGSAHEMNRQMSIPLPVFQWPATLEEPPSEEVSALEEGETWMTPLIRYLEADILPEDCSKARKIKKQAAS